The following are from one region of the Oncorhynchus tshawytscha isolate Ot180627B linkage group LG24, Otsh_v2.0, whole genome shotgun sequence genome:
- the tpp1 gene encoding tripeptidyl-peptidase 1 — protein MRVLLAFCVLICSSLILCEHLEADQDILIPEDWTRVGRIDPTEKLELTFALRQQNVDQLEHLLLLVSDPKSAQYGKHLTLQEVAALVRPSQLTQKVVRHWLQSHGVTDCQTILTQDFLQCTMNTQVAEALLPGIEFHRYVRDGISLVRSSSAYHVHEDVLQHLDFVGGVHRFPPKGQDLNEVLTKRRRSGAKFHLGNTPATLRSRYNLTAADVGSAQNNSQAVAQFLEQFYHPADLAEFMTLFGRSFQHLSKIDRVVGVQGAGKAGLEASLDVEYIMSTGANIPTWVFTNPGRHETQEPFLQWMLLLSNMTDIPWVHTISYGDDEDSLSSAYMMRINTEFMKAGVRGISILFASGDSGAGCRHLTKGENSFRPSFPASSPYVTTVGGTSFKNPFKVTYEVTDYISGGGFSNVFKMPDYQVGAVEGYLKAVPGLPPKTYFNTSGRAYPDIAALSDNYWVVTDRVPIPWVSGTSASTPVVGGILSLINDQRFLKGLPSLGFLNPRLYQLQGQGLFDVTDGCHLSCLDEQVQGQGFCAAPSWDPVTGWGTPNYPALLAALVLEK, from the exons ATGAGGGTTCT gtTGGCCTTCTGTGTCCTCATATGCAGCTCATTGATTTTGTGTGAACATCTTGAGGCTGATCAAGACATCTT GATACCAGAAGACTGGACTCGTGTAGGCAGGATTGACCCCACAGAGAAGTTGGAGCTGACCTTTGCTTTGAGGCAGCAGAATGTGGATCAACTGGAACACCTGCTGCTACTGGTTTCGGACCCTAAGTCGGCACAATATG GCAAGCATCTGACTCTACAGGAAGTGGCCGCTTTAGTACGTCCATCCCAGCTGACCCAGAAAGTGGTTCGTCACTGGCTGCAGAGTCACGGGGTCACAGACTGCCAGACCATCCTCACTCAAGACTTCCTCCAATGCACCATGAACACGCA AGTGGCAGAGGCCCTGCTTCCAGGCATTGAGTTTCACCGCTACGTAAGAGATGGCATCTCCCTGGTGAGGTCATCATCTGCATACCACGTGCATGAGGATGTTCTCCAACATCTTGACTTTG TTGGCGGTGTTCACCGCTTTCCACCCAAGGGGCAGGACCTCAATGAAGTCTTGACAAAGAGGAGACGGTCTGGAGCGAAGTTTCATCTTGGAAACACACCCGCCACCCTCAGGTCTCGCTACAACCTGACCGCAGCGGACGTGGGTTCAGCTCAGAACAACAGTCAAGCCGTGGCTCAG TTCTTGGAGCAGTTCTACcaccctgctgacctggctgagtTCATGACGCTGTTCGGACGGAGCTTCCAGCACCTTTCTAAGATTGACCGGGTGGTTGGTGTTCAGGGAGCAGGGAAGGCCGGTCTGGAGGCCAGCCTGGATGTAGAGTACATCATGAGCACAGGGGCCAACATACCTACATGGGTCTTCACCAATCCAG GTCGGCATGAGACCCAGGAGCCATTCCTCCAGTGGATGTTGCTGCTCAGCAACATGACAGACATCCCTTGGGTCCACACCATCAGCTACGGGGACGATGAGGACAGCTTGTCCTCCGCCTACATGATGCGCATCAACACTGAGTTCATGAAGGCTGGCGTACGGGGCATTTCTATACTGTTTGCCTCAG GTGATAGTGGAGCTGGTTGCAGACACTTGACTAAAGGAGAGAATTCTTTCCGACCAAGCTTTCCTGCATCAAG CCCATACGTGACGACAGTGGGGGGAACCTCATTCAAGAATCCATTCAAGGTCACCTATGAGGTCACCGACTACATCAGTGGCGGCGGCTTCAGCAATGTTTTTAAGATGCCGGACTACCAG GTCGGTGCTGTGGAGGGTTATCTGAAAGCAGTGCCGGGTCTCCCTCCAAAGACTTACTTCAACACCAGTGGAAGGGCCTACCCAGACATAGCTGCTCTCTCAGACAACTACTGGGTGGTCACCGACAGGGTACCCATCCCCTGGGTGTCTGGTACTTCG GCCTCCACCCCTGTGGTTGGAGGAATCCTCTCTCTGATCAATGACCAGCGCTTTCTGAAAGGCCTGCCTTCTCTGGGCTTCCTCAATCCCCGCCTGTATCAGCTGCAGGGCCAGGGACTCTTTGAT GTGACTGATGGTTGTCACCTGAGCTGTCTGGACGAGCAGGTCCAGGGGCAGGGATTCTGCGCGGCACCGTCATGGGACCCAGTCACCGGATGGGGAACGCCCAACTACCCTGCTCTGCTGGCTGCCCTGGTGTTGGAGAAATGa